From Echeneis naucrates chromosome 7, fEcheNa1.1, whole genome shotgun sequence, one genomic window encodes:
- the LOC115046119 gene encoding keratin, type I cytoskeletal 18-like, whose product MEPLIKRQSSQTLSFNSTNHQRPLQMEQAYAHSVSGGAGGHGIRISTYNYGTRVGSGFGSGYNYQTLASGSTSGTMAIVNEKVTMQLLNDRLASYLETVRNLEKANSKLEIKIREAIEKRGPLEEKDCSKYNTIIADLRAKILEMTKGNAHLAIALDNARLASDDFRVKMEYEMSMRQTVEADVARLRKLLDDTNVIRLHLEGDIESLKEELISLRKNHKTDVAELRAQITQVGVHVDVDSPKGQDLARIMEEMRAKYEKIALKNQEEVKAWHESQITEVQVQVTQSTDAIKEATNVMTETRRRYQGLDIELQSALSLKASLEATLRDIEIRYNMEVEKYNAIIVRLQEELTLIRNDIQHNTREYEHLLNIKVKLEAEIAEYRRLLDGGAVLKLEDAIDRKTVQTKVVTVTQTLVDGKVVSESKDIKSS is encoded by the exons ATGGAGCCCCTGATCAAACGCCAGAGCTCTCAAACTCTTAGTTTCAACTCAACAAACCATCAAAGACCTCTTCAAATGGAGCAGGCATATGCACACAGCGTCAGCGGAGGAGCAGGTGGTCATGGGATCAGGATCTCCACTTACAACTATGGCACAAGAGTCGGCAGTGGGTTTGGCAGCGGGTACAACTACCAAACCTTGGCCTCTGGGTCCACGTCTGGAACCATGGCCATTGTGAACGAGAAGGTAACCATGCAGCTCCTGAACGACCGCCTGGCCAGCTACCTGGAGACAGTGAGGAACCTGGAGAAGGCTAACAGCAAGCTGGAGATCAAAATCAGAGAAGCCATCGAAAAAAGAGGCCCCTTGGAAGAGAAGGACTGCAGCAAATATAATACCATCATTGCAGACCTGAGGGCTAAG ATTCTGGAGATGACAAAGGGCAACGCACATCTTGCGATTGCTCTTGACAATGCACGTCTGGCTTCAGACGACTTCAGAGTCAA GATGGAGTACGAGATGTCCATGCGTCAAACAGTTGAGGCCGATGTTGCCAGACTGAGAAAGCTGCTGGACGACACCAACGTTATTCGTCTGCATCTGGAAGGCGACATTGAGTCTCTTAAGGAAGAGCTGATCAGCCTGAGGAAGAATCACAAGACT GATGTTGCTGAATTGCGTGCACAGATCACCCAAGTTGGTGTCCACGTGGATGTTGATTCTCCTAAAGGACAGGACCTGGCCAGGATCATGGAGGAGATGAGGGCCAAGTATGAGAAAATAGCACTGAAGAATCAGGAAGAAGTCAAAGCATGGCATGAGTCTCAG ATCACAGAAGTGCAGGTCCAAGTGACTCAGAGCACAGACGCTATCAAGGAGGCCACAAATGTCATGACTGAAACTAGGAGACGGTATCAGGGACTGGACATTGAACTGCAGTCTGCACTCAGTCTG AAAGCTTCCCTGGAGGCAACCCTCCGTGACATTGAGATACGATACAATATGGAGGTGGAGAAGTACAACGCCATCATTGTGAGGCTACAGGAGGAGCTCACTCTGATCCGCAATGACATCCAGCACAACACAAGGGAGTATGAGCACTTGCTGAACATCAAAGTGAAGCTGGAGGCCGAGATCGCTGAGTACAGGAGGCTGCTGGATGGCGGGGCTGTCTTAAA actGGAAGATGCAATTGATCGGAAAACTGTCCAGACCAAAGTGGTGACTGTCACTCAGACCCTTGTGGATGGTAAAGTGGTGTCAGAGAGCAAGGATATAAAATCCAGTTAA